In Nocardioides nitrophenolicus, the genomic window CCGCGTTGATCCCGCGCACCATCGCCGCCGCGCTGCGCGAGTCGAAGGCGCTGTCGCCGCGGTGCACGGCGCGGATCGCGCGGACCAGCTCGGTGGTGTCGACCTCCTTCACGACGTACCCGCGCGCGCCCTGATGGATCGCCTCGAGGACCAGCTGGTCGTCGATCACCGTGGTGAGGACGAGCAGCGCGACCTCGGGATGGACCTGGTGCAGGCGGGCGCACAGCTCGATGCCCTCGTTGTCGCCCGACGGCGAGAGCCGCAGGTCCAGCAGTACGACGTCGGGCCGGGTCGCCGCGACCACGGCCAGCGCCTGGGCGGGGGTCGCGGCCTCGCCCACGATCCGCAGGTCGCCCTCCCGCTCCAGCACCGAGCACAGGCCCTGGCGCACGATCGCATGGTCGTCGACGAGGACGACGCCGATCGCGTCGGGACGGTCGTCGAGTCGGGTGGGTTCGACCGTGGACGCACTCATCTGACTCTCTCCTCCGTCGATGGCCCGGCGCCGAGCACGGCGCCGGACAGTGGGACCCGAGACTCGATCGCGACGCCACCGGCGCGGGAGCGCCTGATCGACAGGCTCCCTCCGAGCCCCTCGGCGCGCAGGGCCATGCCGACCAGGCCGCGGTGCCGGCCGTCGGCAGCGCCCCGGCGGGCCAGGCGCATGGTGCGCCGCATCGCCGTCGGGTCACCGTCGCCGTCGTCGCTGATCCGCAGCACGACCGTGTCCGCGAGATAGCGCAGCCGGACCAGGGCCCTCGTCGCGCCGGCGTGCATGGCGACATTGAAGAGCGCCTCGCCGGCGGTCCGCGCCAGGGCGTGCTCGGCCGCCGTGCCGAGGGGCACCGGGCTGCCCTCGATCCGGAGCCGCACGCTCAGATGCGGCCGGTGCTGGGCAGCGACCTCGGCCAGCAGCTCGGGCAGGCTGGCCACGTCCTCGGCGGCCCGCTCGTGGTGCAGCGCGTAGATGACCGACCGCAGCTGCTCGGTCGCCTTCGCCATCAGGTCGCGCGCGCGGTCCAGCTCGGGGACCACGGGGCCGCGCGGTCCGGCGCCGCTGCCGAACTCACCGCGCAGCACCTCCACGGCCAGGCCGGCGCTCAGCACGGTCTGGGCCACGCTGTCGTGCAGCTCCAGGGCGATCCGACGGCGCTCCCGCTCCAGCAGCTCGCGCTGGTCGGCCACTCTCAGCCGCTGCTCGGCCGCGCGCAGCTCCTCGGTGCGCGACGACAGCGTCCGCGCCTGCTCGGAGACCTCGTCGAAGAGCTGCTGCGCGCGCCGCTGCTGGGCCAGTCCGGTCCGGTACAGGTCGCCGGTGTGCAGGGAGACGGCCGCGAGGTTCGCCAGGATGTGGAGCACCGACAGGTCCGGGGGCTCGAGCGGCAGGTCGGACCGGGGCGCGGCCGCCAGGCCGCCCAGGACGCCGCCGTTGATGAGCATCGGCACGACCACCCCCGTGGCGCTGTCGACGGCCCGGGGCGGCAGGTCGCCCCCGACCACCCGCGCCACGGCGTCACGCGCATCGGCGGGCAGCTCCTCCAGGCTGTCGCTCACCAGGCCGGCGGCGTCGACCGCGAGGAAGCGCGGCCGGGTCGACGGCAGCGCGTGCGCGCCCAGCGCGAGGACCGTCCAGCGGGCGTCGAGGTGGCCGGAGGCCACCCGGACGATCTTCTCCAGCAGCGCCCGCGGGCCCTCCAC contains:
- a CDS encoding MadR family response regulator transcription factor — translated: MSASTVEPTRLDDRPDAIGVVLVDDHAIVRQGLCSVLEREGDLRIVGEAATPAQALAVVAATRPDVVLLDLRLSPSGDNEGIELCARLHQVHPEVALLVLTTVIDDQLVLEAIHQGARGYVVKEVDTTELVRAIRAVHRGDSAFDSRSAAAMVRGINAETAAENRRLTDREQDVLRLLARGMSNRDIGRQLFISDTTAKFHVSNIMRKLQVSRRAEAVYVASKDGLI
- a CDS encoding sensor histidine kinase, which gives rise to MTAQAPAAQGPSQAADGGADLPDLAALTGVRSGKQTYYSAYQRSNERLQRTVTAMDSISRALVHPVEGPRALLEKIVRVASGHLDARWTVLALGAHALPSTRPRFLAVDAAGLVSDSLEELPADARDAVARVVGGDLPPRAVDSATGVVVPMLINGGVLGGLAAAPRSDLPLEPPDLSVLHILANLAAVSLHTGDLYRTGLAQQRRAQQLFDEVSEQARTLSSRTEELRAAEQRLRVADQRELLERERRRIALELHDSVAQTVLSAGLAVEVLRGEFGSGAGPRGPVVPELDRARDLMAKATEQLRSVIYALHHERAAEDVASLPELLAEVAAQHRPHLSVRLRIEGSPVPLGTAAEHALARTAGEALFNVAMHAGATRALVRLRYLADTVVLRISDDGDGDPTAMRRTMRLARRGAADGRHRGLVGMALRAEGLGGSLSIRRSRAGGVAIESRVPLSGAVLGAGPSTEERVR